In Thiofilum sp., the genomic window GTGCTCGATCAGCCGCATTAAAGCCTAATAAAATCGGTGCACCCGTTTTGGCAAAACTGACCCACTCCACCCAACGTCCCGCTTGTGGCGATAGGTACTCATGCCAATCAATATTCTTAGGCCAAAAGACTTTATCAAATCTAAAGAACACTTTATTCAATAAGCCCATACCTAAACGTTTAATGGCTTGTTGTTTAGCGGCAGGTAAAGGCGGGCTAAATTGTACTGTATTACGTTTTAACACTCCTAAAGGCAGAGTGACCAGCGCATAATCGGCAGTGTAGGTATTATTTTGCGTACTCACCTTCACACCTTGATTAGTGTACTCAACTTTTTTAATGACCTGACTGGTTTTAATAGTTAACCCTTGAGCTAAATAACTAATAATCTGGTCATAGCCTTGAGGGAACAGGACATCAGCCCCATCAAACTCCTCATTATCCTCCATCGTATGCGCTGATAGTTCTCGTGCAGAGCCTGAATACTCCTGCTCATATTTACTATTGAGATAAAAGTCGACTTGAGCTTTTAGGCTAGTAGGAAGCGGATTAGGCAATACTAGATCCACCGCTTGCCTCAGCGATACATCTTGCTCTTGCTGCTCGGCTTGTGTAAGCGCTTTGGTCACTAGGTTAGCAACTTTACTTTCATTGGTAGAGGTAACTCCTAACTTTTTTAGCTCCGGTGCGATATATAATTTGGCGCTATCGTAACTGGTAGCGATGCGATGCGCTTTAATCTGATCCGCTAGTTTAGTAATGGGGTTATTTTTGTCCCCGTGAATCCACGAAGCCCCTAAATCCACCGGCACACCCGTCCACGAACGACTGGTATAGATCCGCCCCCCTATACGATTGCGTGCCTCTAGTACCGTGACCTTAAAACCTTGTGCCCTAAGCTGCTGAGCAGCGGCTAAACCCGCTATTCCAGCGCCCAACACTAGTATTTGTGGGGAATTCGCGTAGATCATATTGGAATATCCCATACTTAAAGTACCAGCAGTAAGGGTACGTAAAAAAACTCGTCTTGAGTTAGAGATAGTTTGAACCAAAGCTGAAATCCTCCTGACTAACCGTTAATCGTTCAGGGGATATTAAAAAAACTCGCTATCCCCGTAAAGAATTAAAAACTCAATCGTTATAACCATAATTGCACTTAATTATCGTAACGCGGTCTAACAAGTTAACCCAACCCTCAAACAAAAGGATATTTGACATGAATCTACGGCTGAATAAAACCCTATTAGCTATTTGGGCTATTCTCACCCTCATTTGCTTAGCCTTGAGTACTGCAACCACGGCTGACTCTAAAGCTCCTCAACTCTGCAAAACCTATACGGCTCAAGCCTTAAGTTGTGGTTTTGGTATGGTTAGCTGGAGTGATGGTAGTGTTAAGTCTCGTTAATTCTCATTGTTATACGCTTTTGAGCTTTGCTACTGCCTTTCCCATCCAGCCTCTAGTGGCTTATCTTAATGATCGAGCCACTCTAAATCCATAGAGAAAACTTCTCTCTAACTCATGTCCCTGACTACGATAAGCCGAACGTAAACTCGGTGGCTGATTATCCCAAGCACCTCCACGTCTAGCTCTTAAACGCTGGTCACAGGTTGAAGCAGCGACTGCATCATAATTATCACGCCAACACGTTTGCACCCACTCCCAAGCATTACCAGACATATCGTGTAAGCCATAAGCATTACTCGAAAACTGCCCCACTGGAGCGGTATATTGCCATTGATCTAATTCACCCTGACCTTGGTAATTAGCAAAATTGCGACTAGGCTGACTACCCCAAAAGAAAGCGGTAACTTTGCCACCGCGTGCTGCATACTCCCATTCCTCTTCAGTGGGTAAACGGTAGGTCTGACCAGTAGTTTTATTGAGCCATGCAATATAGTGTTGCGTATCGTCCCAACTGATACAGACCACTGGATGAACATCCGTCTGAGCAAAGCCCGGCGAGCGCCAGTGACTGGCAGGATGTAAAATCCAGCGCCCTGCCATTTTAGGGTCTGCTACGGTACAACCTTCGCCCGTTTGTTCCGCTGTGGTTTTATACTGGGTTTCGTCGACAAAACGTTTAAATTGACCTACTGTAATTTCGTACTTACCTAACTCAAAGCTATCGATCTGTACTCGATGAGCGGGAAACTCATTATCTCGACAGCCGCCTAATTCATCATCCCAACCGGCACTACAACCCATAGAAAACCTGCCCGCTGGTAGCACAACTAACGTTGGTAAATCGGATAAAGTGGCGGGCTGAGTGACTTGGTGGGTGATATGGTCTAGATCGGGTAAGGTTAGGGGGGTATTAGTAGTAGGCTGCTCCGAGGTCTTTACCAGTGGGGTGGTACTCCATTTCACTAATCCATAACCTGCCCCAAAACCTAATAACACTAATCCTACTCCCCAGATGAGGCGTTGCCCCCAACCCTGCCATGCATTTGAACGTTTAGTGAGTTGTAGCTGCTGATAAAATCCCTCCGCCTCTTGAGCTGAAACCACCACAGCCGTGGTCTTAGCGTGACGCCATAGCAATACTTGACGTACAGCATCCGCCTCTAAATGCTCAGGGTTATCGGGAGCTGGCAATAACTTACCGGCTACAATGGCTTCCCAGTCGCTTGGGGGTTGTGGGTCTGAGGGGGCTGGATCATGAGGTGTAGATTTCATCCGTGTTTTCTGCTTGACTCAACATAAAGTAGTACGTAATTGACGCACTCGTTCGCGTAGTAACGAAATGCGTTTACCTATAGCACTTTCCGTTCGCCCCGTTAAGCGGGCAATTTCAGCATTACTTTCGCCCAAAGCATAATGCTCATAAATCAGCATATCCATTGCGCCAGTAGGTTGTTGTTCAATCACATCAAACACTTTTTCTAGACAATCCGTTTCTAGATATAAGCCCTCATGGGCGGGTACTTGCGGAGCATGAATTTCCTGTAATACGCCTTCACTATCCGGCTCAAAAATTCGCAGTGTATGCGAGTGATGACGAATATAATCAATATAATGATTACGCACTAAAGTAAATAACCACGCATTACAATGTTCAGGAATTTGTTTGAGTTCTAATAATTTAAGCCCAATTTCTTGGAGAATTTCTTGTTGATCTTCGATGGAGAGTTGCTGCATTTTATAGTGGCAATAGCGAATATACTGACGCAAAATCGTCAATAGACGTGCGCCTTTATCTACGCTTTGTTTTACAAATTGCTCAATCAGTACCCGACAATTCAGATCATCATCGACGTTTGAGGCTATTAGTTCGCCACTCAAGCTAGATCGTCCCCACCACTATGTGCTTGCAAATAAACTACAGTGTGGCAAACATAGACCCAATGTCGTATAAACGCAACAATTTAAGATTTAAACTCTTTTAAATACAGCGCTCACCTAATAACCACGTTTGTTTTAAATTCAACTGCTCATCTAATAAAATAAAATCCGCCCGCGCTCCCACTTGTAAATGACCATAATGTCTATCAATGCCTAGATACTGCGCAGGGTATAAACTACCCATACGTAATGCTTCTGGCACAGCTATACCCAAAGTACTGACACAGTTACGTACCGCAGTAATCATATCTAAAGCCGACCCGGCTAAGGTTCCATCTTCTTTAGCACAACGCCCATTCACTGCATAAATAGTCTCACCATAAAGCTCAAAGCTTGGCTCATTACTCCCCACGGTTGCCATAGCATCCGTCACTAATATCATTTTACCTTTGGTTTTGGCTTGAATGGCTAATTTAGCAACTGTGGCGTGTAGGTGATAACCATCAATAATAATACCGCAATAACTCTTTTGATCCTCTAAAGCGGCCCCCACTGCCCCCGGCTCCCGACTACTCATCGGAACCATTGCATTATATAAATGAGTAAAACCGCTCAAACCCTCCGCTAAAGCCTGTTTGGTTTGGTCATAGCTCGCTAGGGTATGTCCAGCACTTACCCGAATTCCTCGCGCTACTAAGCGCTGAATCGTGCCCTGCGGCAGGCGTTCTGGCGCTACCGTGAGCAAATAATGCTCTGGAGCCATGCGCGTTAATAGCTGCTCCGTCAGTACATCAAACGGGCGAATCTTCTGACTATCATGCACCCCACGCTTGAGGCTATTTAAATGCGGTCCTTCTAAATGTATTCCTAGAATACCGGGCAAAGTTTTCACCCCTTGTGCTACCGCCTCCACGGCCTGTTGCATCACTTCAATGGTATCGGTAATTAAGGTAGGTAGCATAGCCGTCGTTCCCCCCTGCCAATGAGCACGACGCATCTTATCTAAAGCCTTAACACTCGGATCATTATTCAGCATCACCCCACCGCCCCCATTGACCTGAATATCAATCAAGCCCGCAGCCAGTAGCCACCCTTGCGCATCTATGCGAGGTAAGGTATGGGGAAGTTCATCCGCATGAACCCATTGTTCAATATGCCCATGATTAATAATAAGCGCTGCATCCTGCCGCTGCTCATCCTGAGCATTAAAATAACTAAATTGTGTTAAGGCAAATTTATTCATAATGTTTTAGTGACTTTAGCAATAAACTGGGGCGCATCCGGATTATAGCCCCGTTGTAATGATAAACGTGCAGTCATTAAGTAAGCCGATTGAATTTGCGTTACTAATGCGCACCACGGATGTAAACCCTCTAGTACGGGTAAACCAGTTGTGCCTTGTGGTGCATTAGCGCCAGCGAACAATACATCTGCTCCCGCCTTAGTAAGCCGACTGACCGATTCACGAATGCTCATACTAGCCGCATCGCCTTGATCAAAGACTAAGACTGGAAAACCTGAGCCAATCATAGCCAAGGGACCGTGTAATACCTCAGCACTACTAAAAGCCTCGGCATGTAAGCTACAGGTTTCCTTAAACTTCAGAGCGGACTCATTCGCAATTCCGCGTCCGGGTCCACGTCCGAGTACTAGCATTCTGCGCGTATCGACTAACTTATTCATCGCCATTGACCAGTCTAAGCTAGATACCTTAGCCACATCATCCGGTAGTTTTTGTAAGGCTGCTTGCAGGGCTTCATTACCTGACCATGCGGCGACTAACTGTAGACTCGCCATTAAAGTACAAACATACGATTTGGTGGCGGCTACTGATTGCTCGATTCCAGCGTGTAAGGGTAATACCACATCACAATGGGCACTTAAAGGGGCATTTTCATAACTATTAATTAACCCTAAGGTGAATGCTCCACGCCGTTTAGCCATTTGAGCATAATTCACTAAATCGGGGCTTTGTCCTGATTGAGAAATCAGAATCACTAAACTATCGGATAAATTAGTTTCGGTTCCATAAATCGACAAAATAGAAGGTGTCGCTGAGGTAGTCGGAATCCCTAATCCCAACTCAATCAGATAACGCAAATACACTCCGGCATGATCGGAACTACCACGCCCACACACCACAACCAGTTTAGGCGGATGTTGATGCAGGTGTTTGACTAGACGCTCTAGAGGAGTGGCTAATTCATTTAATTGAATACGCATGCGCTTAGGTGCTTGTAAGGCTTCTCGATACATGAGTGGCATAGTCATTGTTATTTTACCTCTGTTGAAGGGTCATTTCGGATACAAAATCGTAGCTATCACCCCGATAATGTGAGCGGGTAAACTCCACTGGCGATCCATTCGCATGAAACGAATAACGCTCGATATAAAGCACGGGACTGCCCGGTGAAATACGTAAAAAAACTGCCTGTTCAGTACTACACGGTACTGCTCGTAGACGCTGAATAGCTCGAACAGGTCGATTACCCGACCGTTCTAAAAACTCATATAAAGAATGGCTGACTTGGGTGGGATCAGTGATTAAATGCTCTGGCAAAACCGCCAATTCCAAGGCCATGGGTTGGTCATTAGCAGTACGCAAACGGTATAAACGTGCAATACGCTCGTGCGGCTCTAGCTTTAATACTTGGCTTTCCTCGGCTGATGGCATGCCAATATGCCGCTCTAACCACACTATTCCCGCATTTAAATGACGCTGCTGCATGTCCTCACTAAAGCTAGTGAGGTGACTTAACGCCTGCTCCACTCGCTTAGCAATAAAGGTTCCTGCTCCACGTTTTTGGATTAATAAACCCTCACTCACTAATACTTGAATCGCTTTGCGCACGGTCACCCGTGAAATATCCAAAAGAGTGGCTAAATCACGTTCGCTTGGTAGCGCTTCACTTTCATCTAATAGGTCGCCCTGATGAATCCCTTTACGTAGTGCACTGGCTAAGCGCTCATACAGGGCGTTATTACTGGTTTCATCGGCTAAGGCTTGTTGTAAATACGGTTCAATTTGCATCACAAAGCTTCTTTTAATCAGTAAAAGTTTATAAAGATCGCGCCATTAATAGCGCTCCATCTAAGGCATTACCTTTAGGTTGAGTGAGTAAGGATTGCATCTCT contains:
- a CDS encoding FAD-dependent oxidoreductase, with the protein product MIYANSPQILVLGAGIAGLAAAQQLRAQGFKVTVLEARNRIGGRIYTSRSWTGVPVDLGASWIHGDKNNPITKLADQIKAHRIATSYDSAKLYIAPELKKLGVTSTNESKVANLVTKALTQAEQQEQDVSLRQAVDLVLPNPLPTSLKAQVDFYLNSKYEQEYSGSARELSAHTMEDNEEFDGADVLFPQGYDQIISYLAQGLTIKTSQVIKKVEYTNQGVKVSTQNNTYTADYALVTLPLGVLKRNTVQFSPPLPAAKQQAIKRLGMGLLNKVFFRFDKVFWPKNIDWHEYLSPQAGRWVEWVSFAKTGAPILLGFNAADRARELEKWSDQAIIDDGMQVLREMFGNSIPQPVATQITRWAQDPYAYGSYSFNAVGSTNQDRKALASTVAGRLLWAGEATSSLYPGTVHGAYLSGVEAAKRLKKPL
- a CDS encoding formylglycine-generating enzyme family protein, translated to MKSTPHDPAPSDPQPPSDWEAIVAGKLLPAPDNPEHLEADAVRQVLLWRHAKTTAVVVSAQEAEGFYQQLQLTKRSNAWQGWGQRLIWGVGLVLLGFGAGYGLVKWSTTPLVKTSEQPTTNTPLTLPDLDHITHQVTQPATLSDLPTLVVLPAGRFSMGCSAGWDDELGGCRDNEFPAHRVQIDSFELGKYEITVGQFKRFVDETQYKTTAEQTGEGCTVADPKMAGRWILHPASHWRSPGFAQTDVHPVVCISWDDTQHYIAWLNKTTGQTYRLPTEEEWEYAARGGKVTAFFWGSQPSRNFANYQGQGELDQWQYTAPVGQFSSNAYGLHDMSGNAWEWVQTCWRDNYDAVAASTCDQRLRARRGGAWDNQPPSLRSAYRSQGHELERSFLYGFRVARSLR
- the nagA gene encoding N-acetylglucosamine-6-phosphate deacetylase; its protein translation is MNKFALTQFSYFNAQDEQRQDAALIINHGHIEQWVHADELPHTLPRIDAQGWLLAAGLIDIQVNGGGGVMLNNDPSVKALDKMRRAHWQGGTTAMLPTLITDTIEVMQQAVEAVAQGVKTLPGILGIHLEGPHLNSLKRGVHDSQKIRPFDVLTEQLLTRMAPEHYLLTVAPERLPQGTIQRLVARGIRVSAGHTLASYDQTKQALAEGLSGFTHLYNAMVPMSSREPGAVGAALEDQKSYCGIIIDGYHLHATVAKLAIQAKTKGKMILVTDAMATVGSNEPSFELYGETIYAVNGRCAKEDGTLAGSALDMITAVRNCVSTLGIAVPEALRMGSLYPAQYLGIDRHYGHLQVGARADFILLDEQLNLKQTWLLGERCI
- a CDS encoding SIS domain-containing protein: MTMPLMYREALQAPKRMRIQLNELATPLERLVKHLHQHPPKLVVVCGRGSSDHAGVYLRYLIELGLGIPTTSATPSILSIYGTETNLSDSLVILISQSGQSPDLVNYAQMAKRRGAFTLGLINSYENAPLSAHCDVVLPLHAGIEQSVAATKSYVCTLMASLQLVAAWSGNEALQAALQKLPDDVAKVSSLDWSMAMNKLVDTRRMLVLGRGPGRGIANESALKFKETCSLHAEAFSSAEVLHGPLAMIGSGFPVLVFDQGDAASMSIRESVSRLTKAGADVLFAGANAPQGTTGLPVLEGLHPWCALVTQIQSAYLMTARLSLQRGYNPDAPQFIAKVTKTL
- a CDS encoding GntR family transcriptional regulator, yielding MQIEPYLQQALADETSNNALYERLASALRKGIHQGDLLDESEALPSERDLATLLDISRVTVRKAIQVLVSEGLLIQKRGAGTFIAKRVEQALSHLTSFSEDMQQRHLNAGIVWLERHIGMPSAEESQVLKLEPHERIARLYRLRTANDQPMALELAVLPEHLITDPTQVSHSLYEFLERSGNRPVRAIQRLRAVPCSTEQAVFLRISPGSPVLYIERYSFHANGSPVEFTRSHYRGDSYDFVSEMTLQQR